The following DNA comes from Verrucomicrobiota bacterium.
AGAAACTTCAATAGATTGCGCCCGCGATTGCTGAACAGATAAAGTGCGTCTTGATCAGGCTTACCCACCAACGCACTCAGCCCGGCTGCGCCCTTGCGCAAATCCACCACACCCCCATACACATAACACCGTTCCGATTTTGAAACCTCCATCCATACAGAATTTAAGAATACCTTGCTTTAGAAATGCCTTTGCCGATTCTAGCCGAAGACCGTACAAAAAAAGACCCGGATTTTCCTTTCGGAAAATCCGGGTCATAATACTGGCAATAACCTACTCTCGCACAGCATCGAGGCTGCACTACCATTGGCGATTGAGGGCTTAACGGCCGTGGTCGGAATGGGAACGGGTGTTTCCCCTCATCCATGGTCACCAGAGTGGTTCATGACGTGTATATAGTTATTGCCTACGTCATAAGATCTGAAAGCAGATCAGAAAAATTAGTTAAACTGCGTGGGTGCTACAAACGCCTGCCTGTAGCGATGTTAATCAAATCTCACGGGTCATTAGTACTAGTAAGCTTAATCCATTACTGAACTTACACATCTAGCCTATCAACCTGGTAGTCTACCAGGACCCTTTAGTACCCCGAAGGGTAAGGGAGATCTCGTCTTGGGAGTAGCTTGGCGCTTAGATGCTTTCAGCGCTTATCTA
Coding sequences within:
- the tnpB gene encoding IS66 family insertion sequence element accessory protein TnpB (TnpB, as the term is used for proteins encoded by IS66 family insertion elements, is considered an accessory protein, since TnpC, encoded by a neighboring gene, is a DDE family transposase.), translated to MEVSKSERCYVYGGVVDLRKGAAGLSALVGKPDQDALYLFSNRGRNLLKFLSVDNQGTWVGTRRLHHHRFDWPEDPQVASS